In the genome of Blastopirellula retiformator, the window ACGCAAAAATAAACGCCGCGAACAACCAGATGATTTTGGGGAACGGAATGTCGGGACGTTGCCGCAAGAAGCAGAGCAACACCACCGGAATCGTGAAGTAGGCGCCAAAGATGGCGATATCCGAAATCACATGCAGCCAGCCGGTCTCCAGCGTCCAGTTGCCGCAGTACCAGCGGGCCGGGTAGTCGCTGCCGTCGAAAAGCTTGGTGAAGAAGCGGGAGAAGGTATCGGCTTGGAACTCTCGGTTGGCGTCCGAGGACGGCTTCGCGCAGCAACTCGCCGGTTCCGGCTCCGCCGACCATGACGGTGCGCCCTGCGCCAAGCAAATCGCAAGAAAGAGCGTCCAAGCAAAGATGCGAACTAGCGAGTTCATAACACCGCGCGTAACAAGTAACGTAAGTCTCCAGGTTCCAGAAGGGTCTGGCAAGCAACCGTACATTGCAGTTTCACGTATTTAGCGGCAATTCACGGGAAAGCGCGGCGAAGATGCCATCGGCCGAAACGCCCGGTTCGCCGCAGGGAGCGACCCGCTGCCAACAAGCCGAACAATCGGCACATTTGGCGTGCAGCTCCCC includes:
- a CDS encoding ANTAR domain-containing protein, which gives rise to MNSLVRIFAWTLFLAICLAQGAPSWSAEPEPASCCAKPSSDANREFQADTFSRFFTKLFDGSDYPARWYCGNWTLETGWLHVISDIAIFGAYFTIPVVLLCFLRQRPDIPFPKIIWLFAAFIFACGFGHLVEAGISWWPVYRFSGLIKALTAAISWATVLVLIRLTPEVLKLPSMAILGQQLQIANHRLDGALEAGCSGYLTKPLGREELLRTVAVALHEYREQQAEYKS